Proteins from one Caldalkalibacillus salinus genomic window:
- a CDS encoding sensor domain-containing diguanylate cyclase translates to MRLYPFLGLTMLTIIFTALFFPFPYMNTPIDSIALLLFFIVSVLLNAYPIRLKETYVSLVPLVHLFIFLQYGFLIELMVSQISLFLFILFSQYQWKIKHFFFHCLIFWMSLMSALSYYVVEAMFPYTLIGDIPLIPIVAYIATSFFTNHVILNWTLWIRRLPLSTFTWEELRWNVVTHCLAIPISALLIVVYEYGFGLFGALVITIPILIIAYIFKLVNDVEEANQQLKTIHELTSSFTSELNLEKNLDALVQAIQDIQTYDMCYIYRLNEKRQQLDPIRIDVRDTFHRRYATSETLSSDAGIASQVIQKTKPIIINRETELYLAKGRPNINVPIKSLMAVPLKTKEEVVGVIFLAKLKENGFSKKDVTLLEIMAHHAATSIHNAYIYQQTERRALKDELTGLFNYRGFEQRLEKAIEHAQQFEYPLALLILDIDYFKEVNDQFGHLTGNKVITHIATLIQSHVRQEEDVVARYGGEEFTILLPHTSQDTAYGIADRLRVAIQSAPVSVTDDLHSGKEVLIRNTVSIGVAVYPLHADDALSLVRHADRAMYVGAKQRGRNRVAVYEQNEGGTSA, encoded by the coding sequence ATGAGGCTATATCCGTTTTTAGGGTTAACGATGTTAACCATCATTTTCACAGCGTTGTTTTTTCCATTTCCGTATATGAATACCCCGATCGATAGCATAGCCTTGCTGTTGTTTTTTATCGTGAGTGTTTTACTTAACGCCTACCCCATTCGCTTGAAAGAGACCTATGTGTCTTTAGTCCCTCTAGTCCATTTGTTTATATTCCTCCAATACGGTTTTCTCATTGAACTCATGGTGTCTCAAATTAGTTTATTTTTGTTTATTCTCTTTTCTCAGTACCAATGGAAAATCAAACATTTCTTTTTCCATTGTTTAATTTTTTGGATGTCACTCATGAGTGCGCTTTCTTATTATGTCGTTGAGGCCATGTTTCCCTACACATTGATAGGGGATATTCCTCTTATTCCCATTGTGGCCTATATTGCCACTAGCTTTTTCACAAATCACGTCATACTGAATTGGACGTTGTGGATACGGCGGTTGCCTCTTTCAACTTTCACTTGGGAGGAATTGCGCTGGAACGTGGTGACCCATTGCCTTGCTATTCCTATCAGTGCGTTATTAATCGTCGTTTACGAATACGGATTTGGATTGTTTGGGGCATTAGTCATCACCATCCCGATTTTGATCATTGCTTACATTTTTAAGCTCGTTAATGATGTCGAAGAAGCCAATCAACAGCTTAAGACGATCCACGAACTGACCTCCTCCTTCACCTCTGAATTAAACCTAGAAAAAAATTTAGATGCACTAGTACAAGCCATCCAAGACATTCAAACCTACGATATGTGTTACATATACCGTTTAAATGAAAAACGCCAACAGTTAGACCCTATTCGTATCGATGTACGTGATACTTTTCATCGACGATATGCCACGTCTGAGACACTGTCCTCCGATGCAGGGATCGCCTCTCAAGTCATACAGAAAACTAAACCGATAATCATTAATCGAGAAACAGAACTGTATTTGGCTAAGGGCAGGCCGAACATAAACGTACCTATTAAAAGTTTAATGGCCGTGCCTTTGAAGACGAAGGAAGAGGTTGTCGGAGTCATCTTTCTCGCCAAGTTAAAGGAAAACGGGTTCTCCAAAAAGGATGTCACGCTACTGGAAATTATGGCGCATCACGCTGCGACATCAATTCATAATGCTTATATTTATCAACAGACTGAACGCCGAGCCCTGAAGGACGAACTAACAGGACTATTTAACTATAGAGGCTTCGAGCAGAGGCTGGAAAAGGCGATTGAACACGCTCAACAGTTTGAATATCCACTTGCATTGCTTATTCTAGACATCGATTATTTTAAAGAGGTGAACGATCAATTCGGACACTTGACTGGAAATAAAGTCATTACGCATATAGCCACTCTTATACAATCACACGTGCGTCAGGAGGAAGACGTGGTGGCGCGCTACGGAGGAGAGGAATTTACGATACTCTTACCTCATACCTCACAAGACACAGCGTATGGTATAGCTGATCGTCTACGGGTGGCCATCCAATCTGCACCGGTGAGTGTGACAGATGATTTGCATTCAGGTAAGGAAGTTCTGATTCGTAATACGGTAAGTATCGGAGTGGCCGTCTATCCACTTCATGCGGATGATGCCCTCAGTCTAGTAAGACACGCTGATCGGGCGATGTACGTAGGAGCCAAACAAAGGGGACGTAACCGTGTGGCTGTATATGAACAGAATGAGGGAGGAACAAGCGCATGA
- a CDS encoding YaaR family protein, giving the protein MRIENHVSPKIETTQKGNPKGGHKTSFSTTIAQTTQTLHEQSIRTLLSQIDVKGRQLGQHMTVGHLKEYKKLVKELIQETVQHGLELHEKQNLSPKGRSKQFKTVKEIDKALVSLTNEVLEQEQNQINILSLIEDIKGMMVNLYT; this is encoded by the coding sequence TTGCGGATTGAGAACCATGTAAGCCCTAAAATAGAGACAACACAGAAGGGAAACCCCAAAGGAGGGCACAAAACCTCTTTTTCAACCACGATAGCTCAGACAACGCAAACGTTACATGAGCAATCCATACGAACGCTGCTTTCCCAAATAGATGTAAAAGGCCGTCAATTGGGGCAGCATATGACAGTGGGGCATTTAAAAGAGTATAAAAAACTCGTCAAGGAACTTATTCAAGAAACAGTGCAGCACGGCCTAGAGCTCCACGAAAAACAAAACCTTTCTCCTAAGGGGAGGTCCAAACAGTTCAAGACGGTCAAAGAAATTGACAAGGCTCTAGTGTCACTCACAAACGAAGTCTTGGAGCAAGAGCAAAATCAAATCAACATCTTATCTCTCATCGAAGATATCAAAGGGATGATGGTGAACTTATATACATAG
- a CDS encoding sensor histidine kinase: MAIEVASLDGVIERALNTMEETKYQVFDIAEQARQEMINLEREIKKVKGEVEDVIEKNDVLEAQFLSARKKLSQVSRNFTVYTEEDIRQAYERANTIQVERILLQEKEKQLREKRDDLQLRLRNIEQTVERAEGVLTQFGVVVEYLSGNMAEMKQMIEDAHQNQQLGFKVIQAQEEERKRLAREIHDGPAQSMAHLVLRMDLVDKVLSTGDELRAKEELQSLKQSARESLADVRRIIFDLRPMALDDLGLVPTLKKYIERIQQKVDVKIKFKTKGKEIHSSSSLDVAVFRLIQESLNNIIKHAQATKATVNLSFSSDHVQVVIEDNGVGFDQDNQSQSESEGFGLMGMKERVKLLEGDFQVYSEPSKGTKVIIMLPADEDQNEEGVNDGESNQTSQYTAH, encoded by the coding sequence ATGGCAATTGAAGTAGCGTCGTTAGACGGCGTGATTGAACGAGCCCTCAACACAATGGAAGAAACCAAGTATCAAGTATTTGATATCGCAGAACAAGCCAGACAAGAAATGATCAACTTAGAGCGCGAAATCAAAAAGGTCAAGGGCGAAGTCGAAGACGTAATCGAAAAAAACGATGTTTTAGAAGCGCAGTTCCTGAGCGCACGCAAAAAACTTTCACAAGTGAGTCGTAATTTTACGGTGTACACAGAAGAAGATATACGCCAAGCGTACGAGAGGGCAAATACCATACAGGTTGAGCGGATCTTGTTACAGGAAAAAGAAAAGCAACTGAGAGAGAAAAGGGATGATCTTCAGTTGCGCTTGCGCAACATTGAACAAACGGTTGAAAGGGCAGAAGGGGTCTTAACACAGTTTGGTGTCGTTGTCGAATATCTGTCGGGTAACATGGCAGAAATGAAACAAATGATCGAGGATGCACACCAGAACCAACAATTAGGATTTAAAGTCATTCAAGCACAGGAAGAGGAACGGAAGCGTTTAGCGAGAGAGATACACGATGGTCCAGCGCAATCAATGGCGCACCTCGTCCTACGAATGGACTTAGTGGACAAGGTCCTTTCAACTGGGGATGAGTTAAGGGCGAAAGAAGAATTACAAAGTCTCAAGCAGTCAGCTAGAGAAAGCTTAGCGGATGTTAGGCGTATCATATTTGACTTGAGGCCAATGGCACTGGATGATTTGGGTCTAGTTCCTACACTGAAGAAATACATAGAGAGAATACAACAAAAAGTAGACGTGAAAATCAAATTTAAGACGAAAGGGAAGGAGATTCATTCATCCTCATCATTGGACGTTGCCGTCTTCCGTTTAATTCAGGAGTCGCTTAATAATATTATCAAGCATGCACAAGCGACAAAAGCGACAGTGAATCTCTCTTTCTCTAGCGATCATGTTCAGGTTGTGATAGAAGACAATGGAGTGGGTTTTGACCAAGACAATCAATCTCAATCTGAGAGCGAGGGTTTTGGACTTATGGGTATGAAAGAAAGGGTAAAACTGCTTGAAGGAGACTTTCAAGTGTATTCCGAGCCGAGTAAAGGCACCAAGGTTATCATCATGCTACCGGCCGATGAAGACCAAAATGAGGAGGGAGTCAACGATGGTGAATCAAACCAAACAAGTCAATATACTGCTCATTGA
- the metK gene encoding methionine adenosyltransferase: MALKKGHRLFTSESVTEGHPDKICDQISDAILDAILEKDPNARVACEVSVSTGLVLVAGEITTECYVDIPKIVRDTVKDIGYTRAKYGFDYETCSVLTAINEQSPDIAQGVNQALESREGQMTDQEIEAIGAGDQGLMFGFACKETPEFMPLPISLAHKLARKMSEARKKETIDYLRPDAKTQVTIEYDENNEPVRIDTIVISTQHHPEVDQEQIRKDLIQKVITPNVPSDWVDEETKIFINPTGRFVIGGPQGDAGLTGRKIIVDTYGGYARHGGGAFSGKDPTKVDRSAAYAARYVAKNIVAADLADKVEVQLAYAIGVAQPVSVAIDTFGTGVLDEEKLAEIVREHFDLRPAGIIKELDLRRPMYRQTAAYGHFGRHDVDLPWERTDRAEILKKYRP; the protein is encoded by the coding sequence ATGGCCTTAAAAAAGGGACATCGCTTATTTACATCTGAGTCCGTAACAGAAGGTCACCCAGATAAAATTTGTGATCAAATTTCAGATGCCATCTTAGACGCCATCTTGGAAAAGGACCCCAATGCCCGGGTGGCTTGTGAAGTCTCCGTCAGCACGGGCCTGGTATTAGTAGCCGGAGAAATTACCACAGAGTGTTATGTCGATATTCCCAAGATTGTTCGCGATACGGTCAAAGATATTGGCTATACACGGGCCAAATACGGATTTGACTACGAAACCTGCTCAGTATTAACGGCCATTAATGAACAGTCCCCTGATATTGCCCAAGGTGTCAACCAAGCTTTGGAGTCCCGTGAAGGACAAATGACTGATCAAGAGATTGAAGCCATAGGTGCAGGAGACCAAGGGCTAATGTTTGGCTTTGCGTGTAAAGAAACACCTGAGTTTATGCCTCTACCGATTTCATTAGCACATAAATTGGCTAGAAAAATGAGCGAAGCTAGAAAAAAAGAAACGATAGATTATCTTCGTCCTGACGCCAAAACACAAGTCACGATTGAATATGATGAAAATAATGAACCCGTTCGAATTGATACAATCGTGATTTCAACACAACATCATCCTGAAGTGGATCAAGAGCAAATTAGGAAAGACCTTATCCAAAAAGTGATCACGCCTAATGTCCCGAGTGATTGGGTGGATGAAGAGACGAAAATCTTCATTAACCCGACAGGCCGTTTTGTAATTGGGGGGCCTCAGGGTGATGCAGGTCTAACCGGCCGTAAAATTATCGTTGATACGTACGGAGGGTATGCCAGACATGGCGGGGGTGCTTTTTCTGGTAAGGATCCCACTAAAGTCGACCGTTCAGCAGCCTACGCTGCAAGATATGTGGCCAAAAATATCGTAGCAGCTGACCTCGCAGATAAGGTTGAAGTCCAGCTCGCATATGCCATTGGTGTGGCTCAACCCGTTTCAGTCGCGATCGACACGTTTGGGACAGGTGTCCTAGATGAGGAAAAGTTAGCTGAAATCGTACGCGAGCATTTTGACCTACGCCCGGCAGGGATAATTAAAGAATTAGACCTACGCCGTCCGATGTATCGCCAGACAGCTGCTTACGGTCATTTCGGGCGTCACGACGTCGATTTACCTTGGGAAAGAACAGATAGAGCGGAGATCCTTAAAAAGTATCGACCATGA
- a CDS encoding methyl-accepting chemotaxis protein, producing the protein MNLNLRGIQGKLILVLAITLIVPTSILGFLSYKQTEVINHTAVIGSKEELEDMSSSFKKLFEETEELLDDLSQRPELNVARNNFQDATTDLNHLPSVNDGSKTEYYYEYFKKITDESEYIMNAYVGSQEGEFYLYPVPPSSVDLTEFDPRVRDWYQQAVDNPGQIIYTEPYIDTGSGDTTLTLAKTVHANDGSVVGVVGLDFEMNKLAIMSRETIKTNTFLIIILSSLIGLVGLYFFIRSFTSRIYALKDTIAALERGDYTQRVNISGNDEISELSQSLNRMADTNQTLLRTVLDSTSNVTHSAHDMLSQTQTYNAQTDDIARAIEEIASGATDQANSAEENSRMISELADMVIELKEDSQEAATLANQTEQVSTQGVNTLTSLTKLSSDVASKNTQTVDTIQQLGAKSKQVGEISQIITNIADQTNLLALNAAIEAARAGEHGKGFAVVADEVRKLAEESGNSASNIEDIVKDIQNEIKKSISSMDSMKDIVDEQNNAVDHTKESFEEVLKAIEETTSRIQRITTFIEQIDKKKDGMLTAIEDMSAISEETAASSEEVSATTEEQRKLIGNLLEVADSLEGTAQELEGKIRRFTL; encoded by the coding sequence ATGAACTTAAACCTAAGGGGTATTCAAGGGAAACTCATACTGGTGTTAGCAATTACACTGATTGTCCCAACGTCCATACTCGGGTTTCTGAGTTACAAACAGACGGAGGTTATCAATCATACCGCTGTGATTGGCTCCAAAGAAGAACTAGAGGACATGTCATCATCCTTTAAAAAGTTATTCGAAGAGACAGAGGAACTTCTTGATGACTTAAGTCAAAGACCAGAGCTTAACGTTGCTCGTAATAACTTTCAAGACGCTACGACGGACTTAAACCATTTACCGTCCGTTAATGATGGCAGTAAAACGGAGTACTACTATGAGTATTTCAAAAAAATCACAGATGAATCTGAATACATCATGAACGCGTATGTCGGGTCTCAAGAAGGAGAATTCTATCTCTACCCTGTACCACCTTCTAGTGTGGACTTGACAGAATTCGACCCTCGTGTACGTGATTGGTACCAACAAGCTGTGGACAATCCAGGACAGATCATCTATACAGAGCCCTATATTGATACGGGTTCGGGAGACACCACGCTCACATTGGCCAAAACCGTACATGCAAATGACGGCAGTGTCGTAGGGGTCGTTGGGCTGGATTTTGAAATGAACAAGCTAGCAATTATGAGCCGTGAAACGATCAAAACGAACACGTTCTTAATTATTATCTTATCTTCTCTTATTGGTTTGGTGGGTCTATACTTCTTCATTCGCTCCTTTACGAGTCGGATCTATGCTCTGAAGGATACCATTGCGGCTTTAGAAAGAGGAGACTACACACAGCGTGTTAACATCAGTGGAAATGATGAGATCAGCGAATTAAGTCAATCCTTGAACCGTATGGCCGATACGAACCAAACATTATTAAGAACTGTCCTGGACTCTACAAGTAATGTGACACACTCGGCGCACGATATGCTGTCTCAAACCCAAACGTACAATGCGCAAACGGATGATATCGCACGTGCCATCGAAGAAATTGCTAGTGGGGCAACAGACCAAGCCAACTCTGCTGAGGAAAACTCACGCATGATTAGTGAATTGGCTGATATGGTCATCGAGCTAAAAGAGGATTCTCAAGAGGCTGCCACATTAGCGAACCAAACAGAACAAGTGAGTACCCAAGGGGTTAACACACTCACTTCACTCACGAAGCTATCTAGTGACGTGGCGAGTAAAAATACACAGACAGTGGACACGATCCAACAGCTCGGAGCCAAATCGAAGCAGGTTGGAGAGATTTCACAAATTATCACCAATATTGCTGATCAAACGAACCTACTAGCCTTAAACGCAGCGATTGAGGCAGCACGTGCTGGAGAACACGGTAAAGGGTTCGCCGTTGTTGCTGACGAAGTCCGTAAGCTTGCTGAGGAATCCGGTAATTCGGCGTCTAACATCGAAGATATCGTGAAGGATATCCAGAACGAGATTAAGAAGAGTATCTCCTCTATGGATTCGATGAAAGACATCGTAGATGAACAGAACAACGCCGTCGATCATACAAAAGAATCCTTTGAAGAGGTCCTCAAGGCTATCGAGGAGACGACAAGCCGCATTCAAAGAATCACGACCTTCATTGAGCAGATCGACAAGAAGAAGGATGGCATGTTAACAGCCATTGAAGATATGTCTGCGATCAGTGAAGAAACAGCAGCAAGCTCAGAAGAAGTTTCTGCTACAACGGAAGAGCAGCGTAAACTGATCGGTAACCTCCTTGAAGTTGCGGATAGCTTAGAAGGTACAGCACAAGAGCTTGAAGGTAAGATTAGAAGATTTACACTCTAA
- a CDS encoding aspartyl-phosphate phosphatase Spo0E family protein → MEIKRHILHERIRVYRDFTHPKIVEISQELDTLLNRINAEKVKNTE, encoded by the coding sequence GTGGAAATCAAAAGGCATATTCTACACGAACGCATTAGAGTCTATCGTGACTTTACACACCCAAAAATCGTTGAAATAAGCCAAGAGCTTGATACCCTTCTGAACCGAATTAACGCTGAAAAGGTTAAAAATACGGAATAA
- a CDS encoding acyltransferase has translation MKSNKKAKKVQGQSLPDLSQRQYIEEVDMMRGLAILGVLFVHATSVPTVTMEHSSLYPIYIFLNRFGKLGTPTFIFLSSLVLFYTYYVKALNTQRIRQFYQKRLLYILVPYLVWSVGYHVLLLTHGFESWQQLQQFDLKAFITDDLAFGNAYTHLYFVIISIQFYVLFPVLLFALQRMKWLAKVIFFLGIIGQWGFFFYNHYVLEFPYKGSLFFSYLTYYTLGAVVGVYFERITAWLQNVSIKGRQYTGTFKGLVFLTWLGTGLYHVYLYYNAYVYNDWVNTRWYELAWNLYTLVSILFLYYVAVWLKEKVPAIVKKTVVKLGVASFGIYLVHPMLLYFWRNLGEPSEIMRYHLYIAGGWAVALFGSWLIVLIVQYLPGSWMIFGQGKKKKRGKQKVL, from the coding sequence ATGAAATCGAATAAGAAAGCGAAAAAAGTACAAGGCCAGTCGTTACCTGATCTCAGTCAACGACAATATATTGAAGAAGTAGATATGATGCGTGGGCTCGCCATTTTGGGGGTCCTTTTTGTGCATGCCACATCGGTTCCTACGGTAACCATGGAGCACTCTAGTTTGTACCCGATTTATATCTTCTTAAACAGGTTCGGTAAGCTTGGAACACCGACCTTTATCTTTTTAAGCAGCCTTGTCCTGTTCTATACTTACTATGTTAAGGCGCTCAATACCCAGCGTATCAGGCAATTTTACCAAAAACGTTTGCTGTATATTCTTGTGCCTTATCTGGTTTGGTCTGTCGGGTATCACGTATTGTTATTGACACATGGGTTTGAGAGTTGGCAACAGCTCCAACAATTTGATTTGAAAGCATTTATAACCGATGACCTTGCATTTGGTAACGCCTATACGCACTTATACTTTGTCATCATCAGTATACAGTTTTATGTGTTATTTCCCGTTTTACTTTTTGCGCTCCAGAGAATGAAATGGCTAGCAAAGGTGATTTTTTTCCTCGGAATCATTGGACAGTGGGGCTTTTTCTTCTACAACCACTACGTCCTTGAATTTCCGTACAAAGGGAGCTTATTCTTTTCCTACCTCACGTATTATACGCTAGGAGCCGTCGTCGGTGTTTATTTTGAGAGAATCACAGCCTGGTTGCAGAACGTCAGCATAAAAGGACGTCAGTACACGGGTACTTTCAAGGGTCTTGTCTTTCTCACCTGGTTGGGAACAGGCTTGTATCACGTTTATCTGTACTACAATGCTTACGTGTACAACGACTGGGTTAATACACGCTGGTATGAGTTAGCGTGGAACCTATATACACTCGTATCGATTTTATTTCTATACTATGTCGCCGTTTGGCTGAAGGAAAAAGTGCCTGCCATTGTCAAAAAGACAGTGGTGAAGTTAGGTGTCGCTTCCTTTGGCATCTATCTCGTCCATCCTATGCTACTATACTTCTGGCGAAATCTAGGTGAGCCTTCTGAAATTATGCGTTATCACCTTTATATTGCTGGAGGTTGGGCGGTCGCTTTGTTCGGCTCATGGCTCATTGTACTCATTGTACAGTACTTACCAGGGTCATGGATGATCTTTGGTCAAGGAAAGAAAAAGAAGCGTGGAAAACAAAAAGTTCTGTAG
- a CDS encoding S8 family serine peptidase has product MLGSTLEPNKKKPSAMARSLIVFLALAVVLVTFLNWDFATAQHAMVDDVTGTMMPEVEEDNDEWIVKWKEGTTLPIATGTFTILQEDHERGIALIRLSTEVDVEEWYKEWSNHTDIEYIEPNYDMKIQSVVPNDPDFSKQQYLQQIRAPQGWQTATDNRDMTIAVLDTGVDLDHPDLKDNLVPGINLVNPEEPPQDDNGHGTQITGVLAATGNNEVGMTGVMWRTNIMPVKVIEKNGKGTPYLVSQGIYDAVDQGASVLLLSLGGHVYSQTLQDAVAYAENRGVVTVAATGNEGERVNYPAAFSNVIAVGAVDSQDQPTSYSNSGPEVSVVAPGAVYTTHLGGGYGTRSGTSMSAAQVAGLAGLVLKQYPQLNPSEIRNHIIYTSDDVHQSGWDAQTGHGRINVEKALQINPTTDIHNDNDTMGNASPFPIETMVSAQLQGSSDVDWYEVNAPYRGTLELEVDLAHNKVTGVDISFYAGGQSSSVTHTVNRDQTVTFNVPQGTSYIRVKYNSNETDTSSLSYKLTSTFTIYADAQQPNNDRNQATKVSGDGEVITGTFHEDYLEDWYYIDVPKEGELDIQITVDTLRLDPVLYLESPNGDVQVIDDGDASNGQEEHLNTTVKEGRYYFKINHYYDHKVNGEYYVRVSYKPYFIDQYEPNNSAEEAKRLQFMQIVQANIDDQNDVDWFRLQVSRERYVELRAYQLPANVDLQIRLYDQDQNLITRKTQSGATSEIRFGDKLAPGTYYVVINAREPFPFQSYRLQATQQTLVSGYRDIRGHWAQDNIIEVTESGLFGGTGDYLFEPDAPMTRAAVTTVLQSLKQYSDPGQTIAYRDVSRNHWAYSSIQRVSGAGVLGGYEDDTFRPSNSITRAEVAVILDRMEDAHRHVRRVVYPDVTPEHWAYQGIIRSSQAGYMNGYEDGTFRPNKPMTRAEFATLVLRIQ; this is encoded by the coding sequence ATGCTAGGATCAACGTTAGAACCCAATAAGAAAAAGCCGTCTGCAATGGCGCGGTCGCTCATTGTCTTTCTCGCTTTAGCTGTTGTCCTCGTCACCTTTCTTAACTGGGATTTTGCTACAGCGCAACACGCGATGGTTGACGATGTAACAGGGACGATGATGCCAGAGGTTGAAGAGGATAACGACGAATGGATTGTAAAATGGAAGGAAGGAACCACACTTCCAATTGCAACGGGCACATTTACGATCCTACAAGAAGATCATGAGCGTGGCATTGCACTCATAAGGCTTAGTACAGAGGTCGATGTTGAAGAATGGTATAAGGAGTGGTCCAATCACACTGATATCGAGTACATAGAACCGAATTATGATATGAAGATACAATCGGTGGTCCCTAATGACCCCGATTTTTCTAAACAACAATACTTACAGCAAATTAGAGCACCACAAGGCTGGCAAACAGCCACCGATAATCGTGATATGACGATTGCTGTACTCGATACCGGTGTGGACCTAGATCACCCTGACCTGAAGGACAACCTTGTACCAGGTATAAACCTAGTGAACCCTGAAGAGCCCCCTCAAGATGATAACGGGCACGGCACGCAAATAACGGGTGTGCTCGCTGCAACGGGAAATAATGAAGTGGGTATGACAGGTGTCATGTGGCGCACCAATATAATGCCCGTGAAAGTCATAGAGAAGAACGGAAAAGGAACGCCGTACTTAGTGAGCCAGGGGATATATGATGCCGTTGACCAGGGAGCCTCGGTCCTTCTGCTTTCTTTAGGCGGCCACGTTTATAGCCAAACATTACAAGACGCTGTGGCCTACGCTGAAAATAGAGGGGTTGTCACAGTGGCAGCCACGGGGAACGAAGGAGAGAGAGTCAACTACCCTGCTGCATTCTCCAATGTGATCGCTGTTGGAGCGGTTGATAGTCAGGACCAACCCACATCCTATTCCAATAGTGGGCCTGAGGTCAGTGTTGTTGCTCCTGGCGCAGTTTACACCACTCACCTTGGTGGTGGTTATGGCACGCGCTCAGGGACATCGATGTCCGCCGCCCAGGTTGCTGGACTAGCAGGACTGGTTTTGAAGCAGTACCCGCAACTCAACCCGAGTGAAATTCGCAATCATATCATTTATACGAGTGATGATGTGCATCAATCCGGCTGGGACGCTCAGACGGGTCATGGAAGAATTAACGTAGAAAAAGCGTTACAAATAAATCCAACGACAGATATTCATAATGACAATGACACGATGGGCAATGCCTCTCCGTTTCCAATTGAAACGATGGTCTCTGCTCAGTTACAAGGATCAAGTGACGTTGATTGGTATGAGGTTAATGCACCTTACAGAGGAACGCTAGAGCTCGAGGTGGACCTTGCCCATAATAAAGTAACCGGTGTGGATATTTCCTTTTATGCAGGTGGGCAATCTTCTTCTGTTACGCATACGGTGAACCGTGATCAAACGGTGACGTTTAACGTTCCACAGGGGACTTCCTATATTCGGGTGAAATATAACAGTAATGAAACCGACACGTCCTCGTTATCGTACAAGCTAACCAGTACGTTTACGATCTATGCCGATGCACAGCAACCGAATAATGATAGAAACCAAGCTACAAAGGTATCAGGTGATGGAGAAGTCATCACCGGTACATTTCATGAAGATTATTTAGAAGACTGGTACTATATCGATGTCCCTAAGGAAGGCGAATTAGATATACAGATTACCGTTGATACACTACGGTTAGACCCTGTGTTATATCTCGAGAGTCCAAATGGTGATGTTCAAGTCATTGATGATGGTGACGCCTCTAATGGACAAGAGGAGCATTTGAATACCACTGTTAAGGAAGGGCGTTATTACTTCAAAATCAACCACTATTATGATCATAAGGTCAATGGAGAATATTACGTGCGAGTGTCTTACAAACCTTACTTTATTGATCAGTATGAACCGAACAACAGTGCAGAAGAAGCAAAGAGATTACAATTTATGCAAATTGTACAAGCCAACATCGATGATCAAAATGACGTCGACTGGTTTCGACTACAAGTCTCTAGAGAGCGGTACGTTGAGCTCAGAGCGTATCAATTACCAGCCAACGTGGATTTACAAATAAGACTATATGACCAAGACCAGAACTTGATCACACGCAAAACCCAAAGTGGGGCAACGAGTGAAATAAGGTTTGGCGACAAATTAGCACCTGGAACGTATTATGTGGTCATTAACGCCCGCGAGCCTTTCCCATTCCAATCCTATCGTTTACAAGCGACACAACAGACATTAGTGTCAGGTTATCGTGATATTAGAGGGCACTGGGCACAAGACAATATAATCGAAGTGACGGAGAGTGGATTATTCGGTGGGACTGGAGACTATCTATTTGAGCCTGATGCACCTATGACACGGGCTGCAGTCACGACTGTTTTGCAGTCCTTAAAGCAATATTCTGATCCGGGTCAAACGATCGCCTACCGAGATGTGAGCCGTAACCATTGGGCTTATTCATCCATTCAGCGCGTGTCTGGCGCAGGTGTCTTAGGAGGGTACGAGGATGACACGTTCCGCCCTTCAAACAGTATCACACGAGCGGAAGTGGCTGTCATACTTGATCGCATGGAAGATGCTCACCGCCATGTACGGCGAGTCGTTTATCCTGATGTGACACCCGAACACTGGGCTTACCAAGGGATTATACGTTCATCGCAAGCAGGGTACATGAACGGGTATGAAGACGGCACGTTTAGGCCGAATAAACCGATGACGCGTGCAGAGTTTGCCACACTCGTCCTACGGATACAGTAG